From one Rhodothermales bacterium genomic stretch:
- a CDS encoding electron transfer flavoprotein subunit alpha/FixB family protein, whose translation MILVITDILQGSVRPINHEVFTAAVELGKALSKDVAALMIGGSGVAAHAGEAAAYGVGTTYVVEDPKLEAFSPDAYAAVVADVARQQNASVVLMGATFTGKDVMARAAQALGAGLAQDCTAFRVDAGSIVFTRPMYAGKALAEVKVTGPVVMATFRSKSIKAAEAPVAGRVETLSVTVPQPLVVVEAYEGGSSDKLDVTEADIIVSGGRGLQGADKWGIIEDLAGALGAATGCSRPVSDDGWRPHEEHIGQTGKTVSPTLYIACGISGAIQHVAGMSSSKYIVAVNKDPEAPIFKVADYGIVGDVFEVLPAMTEAVKKVKG comes from the coding sequence ATGATCCTCGTCATTACCGATATCCTGCAGGGCAGCGTTCGCCCGATCAATCACGAAGTGTTTACGGCGGCCGTTGAACTCGGCAAGGCCCTGTCGAAGGACGTGGCGGCGCTGATGATCGGCGGCAGCGGTGTCGCCGCGCACGCCGGCGAGGCGGCGGCGTACGGGGTCGGGACGACCTACGTGGTGGAAGACCCGAAGCTCGAGGCGTTCAGCCCGGATGCGTATGCCGCGGTCGTGGCCGACGTCGCCCGGCAGCAAAACGCTTCGGTGGTGCTGATGGGGGCGACCTTCACGGGGAAGGATGTCATGGCGCGCGCCGCGCAGGCGCTCGGCGCCGGCCTGGCGCAGGACTGCACCGCCTTCCGCGTCGATGCCGGATCCATCGTCTTCACGCGCCCGATGTACGCCGGCAAGGCGCTCGCGGAGGTCAAGGTGACCGGCCCCGTGGTGATGGCCACCTTCCGGTCGAAATCGATCAAGGCGGCGGAAGCGCCCGTCGCCGGCCGGGTCGAGACGTTGAGCGTGACCGTGCCCCAGCCGCTCGTCGTCGTCGAGGCCTATGAGGGCGGCAGCAGCGACAAGCTGGACGTGACGGAAGCCGACATCATCGTCAGCGGCGGCCGCGGCCTCCAGGGGGCCGACAAGTGGGGCATCATCGAAGACCTCGCCGGCGCCCTCGGCGCGGCGACGGGCTGCTCGCGCCCGGTCTCCGACGACGGCTGGCGCCCCCACGAAGAACACATCGGGCAGACGGGCAAGACGGTATCGCCGACGCTTTACATCGCCTGCGGCATCTCCGGCGCCATCCAGCACGTGGCCGGCATGTCGTCCTCCAAATACATCGTCGCCGTCAACAAGGACCCCGAGGCGCCCATCTTCAAAGTGGCCGATTACGGGATCGTCGGCGACGTGTTCGAGGTCCTGCCGGCGATGACCGAGGCGGTCAAGAAGGTGAAGGGCTGA
- a CDS encoding ABC transporter permease, with protein MPTATLSARPAILPSLIDHLVWIILAGVLVVCSLTIENFFQTGIFVNIARQATFVGILSAGLALVIIAGHMDLSIESVMAFSAMLAAYLVGSNGAGLGLAIPVWATLLLSLAVGAGVGLLNGWLVIRLKINAFIVTLATFITVRGLALVLAGGRSVFGLPDAFRGVANAELLGIPVLVLILAAVYGVLHVVLTRMRFGRYLYMIGGNATAPFRAGIAVDRILWQAFVLSGVLAALAGWLLASRTNGATANLGTGMLFEAFAAVVIGGVSLTGGVGRLSGVIAGVLLLSTIDTAINVMGLPPHYMQVIRGGLVLLAVLFDSAKTSLRRLAE; from the coding sequence ATGCCCACAGCCACCCTTTCGGCCAGACCCGCCATCCTCCCTAGCCTCATCGATCATCTGGTGTGGATCATCCTCGCCGGCGTGCTCGTGGTGTGTTCGCTGACTATCGAGAACTTCTTCCAGACCGGCATCTTCGTCAACATCGCGCGGCAGGCGACGTTTGTGGGCATCCTCTCCGCCGGCCTCGCGCTGGTGATCATCGCGGGGCATATGGACCTGTCGATCGAGTCGGTGATGGCGTTTTCGGCGATGCTGGCCGCGTATCTCGTCGGGTCGAACGGGGCCGGACTCGGGTTGGCGATCCCCGTCTGGGCGACGCTGTTGCTGTCGCTGGCGGTGGGCGCCGGCGTGGGGCTCCTCAACGGCTGGCTGGTGATCCGGCTGAAGATCAACGCGTTTATCGTGACGCTCGCGACGTTCATCACCGTCCGCGGCCTCGCGCTGGTGCTGGCCGGCGGGCGGTCGGTGTTCGGCCTGCCGGATGCCTTCCGGGGCGTCGCCAACGCGGAGCTGCTGGGGATCCCCGTTCTGGTGCTCATCCTGGCCGCCGTCTACGGGGTTTTGCACGTGGTGCTGACGCGGATGCGGTTCGGGCGCTACCTGTACATGATCGGGGGGAACGCGACGGCGCCGTTCCGCGCCGGCATCGCGGTGGACCGCATCCTGTGGCAGGCGTTCGTGCTTTCGGGCGTGCTGGCCGCACTGGCCGGGTGGCTGCTGGCGTCGCGGACGAACGGGGCGACGGCCAACCTCGGGACGGGGATGCTCTTCGAGGCCTTTGCGGCGGTCGTGATCGGCGGGGTGAGTCTGACGGGCGGCGTGGGCCGGCTGAGCGGCGTGATCGCCGGCGTGCTGCTCCTGAGCACCATCGACACCGCGATCAACGTGATGGGCCTACCGCCCCACTACATGCAGGTCATCCGCGGCGGCCTCGTGCTGCTCGCGGTGCTGTTCGACTCGGCGAAGACCTCGCTGCGCCGGCTGGCGGAGTGA